A stretch of Manis javanica isolate MJ-LG chromosome 1, MJ_LKY, whole genome shotgun sequence DNA encodes these proteins:
- the LOC118969026 gene encoding uncharacterized protein isoform X2, with translation MAKPLLCFLLQAVDTAEEPGVHSRGEARLAAAREMQVCTRGRWTQVHLWVCTTLPCGHGEHDNSPERPWATRRNPCSVSDPKMGTYAACQNGGCSGSHGPEAEAPDARLSPAKLLRLFSASRKRTGASPRGRVPGAWWVGPPRRTPSPPLGKRDLLKSCSLQTRRAGARRAGRGRRRGGGRVRPLGPRGRGRRLPEARAPLPPPPPPSGPGRLRLQGRGRELCPGRRGPRGVGSRRRSPRAAAAPRGGGRAGKAGAPQDAQHPGGGRGEARRAEGSGGESAPVAGIPGLRAGARAGQGRGVPGPRGRPAAGVPGGRGRSPRAPGGGSSGAAASTRLCAGNSASGPIACEVSSKAWGAAPPGSQFPFDLEQPSTPPRPTTSKPSAPGAQALGAVSARSPRVQGTVGKGQRVLLGGGRGLCPYRIQSKLPAAKAVRTAEPAAALSRASAGLRVQRKRGGRFPDCHTFVTALTQCI, from the coding sequence ATGGCTAAACCCCTGCTTTGTTTTCTGCTGCAGGCGGTGGACACAGCTGAGGAGCCTGGTGTGCACAGCAGGGGGGAGGCCAGGCTGGCAGCCGCCCGGGAGATGCAGGTCTGCACCCGGGGCCGCTGGACGCAGGTGCACCTGTGGGTTTGCACCACGCTGCCCTGTGGCCACGGAGAACATGACAACAGCCCCGAACGGCCATGGGCGACTCGCCGCAATCCCTGTTCAGTCTCGGACCCCAAAATGGGGACCTACGCAGCGTGCCAGAATGGGGGGTGCAGCGGCAGCCACGGCCCCGAGGCGGAGGCGCCGGACGCCAGGCTCAGCCCCGCCAAACTCCTGCGCCTCTTCTCAGCGAGCAGGAAGCGGACGGGCGCCTCCCCGAGAGGCCGCGTTCCGGGGGCCTGGTGGGTCGGCCCTCCGCGCAGAACGCCCTCGCCTCCTTTGGGAAAACGGGATCTGTTAAAAAGCTGCAGTCTTCAGACCCGCCGAGCAGGTGCGAGGCGCGCGGGCCGGGGCCGGCGCCGGGGCGGGGGCCGCGTCCGCCCGCTCGGACCCCGAGGACGCGGACGACGCCTTCCGGAGGCGCGCGCCCCGCTCCCGCCGCCTCCGCCGCCCTCCGGCCCGGGCCGCCTCCGCCTGCAGGGCCGCGGCCGGGAGCTGTGCCCGGGCCGCCGGGGGCCCCGGGGCGTGGGCTCCCGGCGACGGAGCCCGAGGGCAGCGGCAGCACCCCGCGGCGGGGGGCGCGCGGGCAAGGCCGGCGCACCACAGGACGCCCAGCATCCCGGCGGCGGGCGCGGAGAGGCTCGGCGGGCAGAGGGCTCCGGGGGGGAGAGCGCGCCCGTGGCGGGCATCCCCGGGCTCCGAGCTGGAGCGCGCGCGGGGCAGGGGCGCGGGGTCCCCGGGCCTCGGGGCCGCCCTGCTGCAGGCGTCCCGGGCGGCCGCGGACGCAGCCCTCGTGCCCCGGGAGGGGGCAGCTCCGGGGCGGCGGCGAGCACCCGTCTGTGCGCCGGCAACTCCGCGTCGGGCCCGATTGCCTGCGAAGTGTCGAGCAAAGCCTGGGGTGCAGCACCCCCTGGGAGCCAGTTCCCATTCGACCTGGAGCAACCCTCCACTCCCCCGAGGCCCACCACATCCAAGCCTTCGGCCCCCGGAGCCCAGGCGCTGGGAGCCGTCTCAGCGCGCAGTCCCCGAGTTCAGGGGACAGTGGGGAAAGGGCAGAGGGTCCTGCTCGGAGGGGGCAGGGGCCTGTGTCCCTACAGGATTCAGAGCAAGCTACCTGCGGCGAAGGCGGTGAGGACAGCGGAGCCAGCAGCCGCCCTCAGCAGAGCCTCTGCGGGGCTTCGGGTCCAGAGGAAAAGAGGCGGGAG
- the LOC118969026 gene encoding uncharacterized protein isoform X1: MAKPLLCFLLQAVDTAEEPGVHSRGEARLAAAREMQVCTRGRWTQVHLWVCTTLPCGHGEHDNSPERPWATRRNPCSVSDPKMGTYAACQNGGCSGSHGPEAEAPDARLSPAKLLRLFSASRKRTGASPRGRVPGAWWVGPPRRTPSPPLGKRDLLKSCSLQTRRAGARRAGRGRRRGGGRVRPLGPRGRGRRLPEARAPLPPPPPPSGPGRLRLQGRGRELCPGRRGPRGVGSRRRSPRAAAAPRGGGRAGKAGAPQDAQHPGGGRGEARRAEGSGGESAPVAGIPGLRAGARAGQGRGVPGPRGRPAAGVPGGRGRSPRAPGGGSSGAAASTRLCAGNSASGPIACEVSSKAWGAAPPGSQFPFDLEQPSTPPRPTTSKPSAPGAQALGAVSARSPRVQGTVGKGQRVLLGGGRGLCPYRIQSKLPAAKAVRTAEPAAALSRASAGLRVQRKRGGREVTVTAQGSSALYQRLLPPENHSETI, translated from the coding sequence ATGGCTAAACCCCTGCTTTGTTTTCTGCTGCAGGCGGTGGACACAGCTGAGGAGCCTGGTGTGCACAGCAGGGGGGAGGCCAGGCTGGCAGCCGCCCGGGAGATGCAGGTCTGCACCCGGGGCCGCTGGACGCAGGTGCACCTGTGGGTTTGCACCACGCTGCCCTGTGGCCACGGAGAACATGACAACAGCCCCGAACGGCCATGGGCGACTCGCCGCAATCCCTGTTCAGTCTCGGACCCCAAAATGGGGACCTACGCAGCGTGCCAGAATGGGGGGTGCAGCGGCAGCCACGGCCCCGAGGCGGAGGCGCCGGACGCCAGGCTCAGCCCCGCCAAACTCCTGCGCCTCTTCTCAGCGAGCAGGAAGCGGACGGGCGCCTCCCCGAGAGGCCGCGTTCCGGGGGCCTGGTGGGTCGGCCCTCCGCGCAGAACGCCCTCGCCTCCTTTGGGAAAACGGGATCTGTTAAAAAGCTGCAGTCTTCAGACCCGCCGAGCAGGTGCGAGGCGCGCGGGCCGGGGCCGGCGCCGGGGCGGGGGCCGCGTCCGCCCGCTCGGACCCCGAGGACGCGGACGACGCCTTCCGGAGGCGCGCGCCCCGCTCCCGCCGCCTCCGCCGCCCTCCGGCCCGGGCCGCCTCCGCCTGCAGGGCCGCGGCCGGGAGCTGTGCCCGGGCCGCCGGGGGCCCCGGGGCGTGGGCTCCCGGCGACGGAGCCCGAGGGCAGCGGCAGCACCCCGCGGCGGGGGGCGCGCGGGCAAGGCCGGCGCACCACAGGACGCCCAGCATCCCGGCGGCGGGCGCGGAGAGGCTCGGCGGGCAGAGGGCTCCGGGGGGGAGAGCGCGCCCGTGGCGGGCATCCCCGGGCTCCGAGCTGGAGCGCGCGCGGGGCAGGGGCGCGGGGTCCCCGGGCCTCGGGGCCGCCCTGCTGCAGGCGTCCCGGGCGGCCGCGGACGCAGCCCTCGTGCCCCGGGAGGGGGCAGCTCCGGGGCGGCGGCGAGCACCCGTCTGTGCGCCGGCAACTCCGCGTCGGGCCCGATTGCCTGCGAAGTGTCGAGCAAAGCCTGGGGTGCAGCACCCCCTGGGAGCCAGTTCCCATTCGACCTGGAGCAACCCTCCACTCCCCCGAGGCCCACCACATCCAAGCCTTCGGCCCCCGGAGCCCAGGCGCTGGGAGCCGTCTCAGCGCGCAGTCCCCGAGTTCAGGGGACAGTGGGGAAAGGGCAGAGGGTCCTGCTCGGAGGGGGCAGGGGCCTGTGTCCCTACAGGATTCAGAGCAAGCTACCTGCGGCGAAGGCGGTGAGGACAGCGGAGCCAGCAGCCGCCCTCAGCAGAGCCTCTGCGGGGCTTCGGGTCCAGAGGAAAAGAGGCGGGAG